One genomic segment of Rhizobium viscosum includes these proteins:
- the alr gene encoding alanine racemase — protein sequence MTDFSIPFEDDDLFASAGLRLTVDLTALADNWRDMARRSGKARTAAVVKADAYGMGIEDAGEALYLAGARDFFVATVDEGVTLRMFAPEARIFVLAGIWPGTERRFFENDLVPIISSEEQLAFWMAVLADYGDYPCALHVDTGFNRLGLTMDEAIALANDVSRPASFAPVLVMSHLACGDDHSSDMNKQQLESFRTVSAAYEGIDSSLAASGGIFLGDDYHFDLTRPGIALYGGQAVNGMANPMRPVATAEARIIQIRTVKAGESVSYGRALQLTRDSRLAIVSAGYADGYMRSQSSDGVPLRQAVPQGGQGFVAGRKVPVAGRITMDQTIFDVTDLPENAVRAGDYIELFGKNILVDDAAKAAGTIGYEMLTSIGLRHERKYEMDEE from the coding sequence ATGACAGATTTTTCCATCCCCTTCGAAGACGACGACCTTTTCGCTTCTGCCGGCCTGCGGCTGACCGTCGATCTGACGGCGCTGGCCGACAACTGGCGGGATATGGCGCGCCGCTCCGGAAAGGCGCGCACGGCCGCTGTCGTCAAGGCGGATGCCTACGGGATGGGGATCGAGGATGCCGGAGAAGCGCTCTATCTTGCCGGCGCCCGGGATTTCTTCGTGGCGACCGTCGATGAGGGTGTGACATTGCGCATGTTTGCACCTGAGGCACGCATCTTCGTTCTTGCCGGCATTTGGCCGGGCACCGAGCGGCGCTTTTTCGAAAACGATCTCGTGCCGATCATCTCTTCGGAAGAGCAGCTTGCGTTCTGGATGGCCGTGCTTGCCGACTATGGCGATTATCCATGCGCTTTGCATGTCGATACCGGCTTCAACAGGCTTGGCCTAACGATGGACGAGGCGATTGCGCTCGCTAACGACGTGTCGCGGCCGGCGAGTTTCGCTCCCGTTCTCGTCATGAGCCATCTTGCCTGCGGCGACGATCATTCCTCTGACATGAACAAGCAGCAGCTTGAATCATTCCGGACGGTTAGCGCCGCCTATGAAGGTATCGATTCAAGCCTTGCGGCGTCCGGCGGCATCTTCCTCGGGGATGACTATCACTTCGATCTCACCCGGCCGGGCATCGCGCTCTATGGCGGGCAGGCCGTCAACGGCATGGCAAACCCGATGCGTCCGGTGGCGACCGCCGAGGCGCGCATCATCCAGATCCGCACGGTCAAGGCCGGTGAATCCGTCAGCTATGGGCGGGCGCTGCAGCTGACGCGCGACAGCCGGCTGGCGATCGTTTCGGCCGGTTATGCCGATGGCTATATGCGCAGCCAGTCGAGCGACGGCGTGCCGTTGCGCCAGGCCGTGCCGCAGGGCGGACAGGGCTTCGTTGCCGGCCGTAAGGTACCGGTCGCCGGCCGCATCACGATGGACCAGACGATCTTCGACGTAACCGACCTGCCGGAAAATGCAGTTCGTGCCGGCGACTATATCGAGCTCTTCGGCAAGAATATCCTCGTGGACGACGCGGCCAAGGCTGCGGGTACGATCGGCTACGAGATGCTGACCAGCATCGGCCTGCGCCACGAGCGCAAGTACGAGATGGACGAGGAATAG
- a CDS encoding MarR family winged helix-turn-helix transcriptional regulator, which translates to MSNKVLGRELIEDISAFGRKLRAVFDGLVKERSMTLPRIRVFIMLIRKDGISQKELADKLELETPTLVRILDTMEGQGFVVRRVAGSDRRAKEIHLTETGRQAAEEFEDFAWDIRNQILAGISEADLRTALAVVRQMQANLQTVRAS; encoded by the coding sequence GTGTCGAATAAAGTTCTCGGACGTGAACTCATTGAAGATATTTCCGCTTTTGGCCGTAAGCTGAGGGCAGTTTTCGATGGGCTGGTGAAAGAGCGAAGCATGACGCTTCCGCGCATCCGCGTCTTCATCATGCTGATCAGGAAGGATGGGATCAGTCAGAAGGAGCTTGCCGACAAGTTGGAGCTTGAGACGCCCACACTGGTGCGCATCCTCGATACGATGGAAGGGCAGGGCTTCGTAGTGCGCAGAGTGGCGGGATCCGACCGTCGCGCCAAGGAGATCCACCTGACGGAAACCGGCAGGCAGGCGGCCGAAGAGTTCGAAGATTTCGCCTGGGATATCCGCAATCAGATTCTGGCCGGAATCTCCGAGGCCGACCTCAGAACCGCACTCGCTGTTGTCAGGCAGATGCAGGCCAACCTGCAGACCGTGCGCGCCAGCTGA
- a CDS encoding AzlC family ABC transporter permease, which translates to MLQQNRPAGEFLAGMRAIFPLIIAVLPIGLVFGAVSATKGLSAVETTLMSALVFAGGSQFVAMDIWTHPASWIGVGFAALLVNIRHVLMSASIGTKMQSFSGIKRYIAMLFLADELWAMAEFRAGSTRLTPTWYAGIVMPFYLTWVGSSLAGALLGAFLGDPAIIGLDFAFPAVFIVLVMGFWKGPETGAVLAASGIAAVAVHQFVPGVWYIAAGALAGLAMALWRGRAREQAA; encoded by the coding sequence ATGTTGCAGCAAAACCGGCCAGCCGGCGAATTTCTTGCCGGAATGCGAGCCATTTTCCCATTGATCATCGCGGTCCTGCCGATCGGACTCGTCTTCGGCGCAGTCTCGGCGACCAAGGGTCTCTCGGCCGTGGAAACGACGTTGATGAGCGCGCTCGTCTTTGCCGGCGGCTCGCAATTCGTGGCGATGGATATCTGGACGCATCCGGCAAGCTGGATCGGCGTCGGCTTTGCCGCCTTGCTCGTCAATATCCGCCACGTGCTGATGAGCGCCTCGATTGGCACGAAGATGCAATCCTTCTCCGGCATCAAGCGCTATATCGCCATGCTGTTCCTCGCCGATGAGCTCTGGGCCATGGCGGAATTCCGCGCCGGCAGCACGCGTCTGACCCCGACCTGGTATGCAGGCATCGTCATGCCCTTCTACCTCACCTGGGTCGGCTCATCGCTTGCAGGTGCGCTGCTCGGCGCCTTTCTCGGCGATCCCGCCATCATCGGGCTCGACTTCGCCTTTCCGGCCGTCTTCATCGTGCTGGTCATGGGCTTCTGGAAGGGACCGGAAACCGGCGCGGTGCTTGCCGCAAGCGGGATTGCGGCCGTTGCCGTCCACCAGTTTGTGCCAGGTGTCTGGTATATCGCAGCCGGGGCGCTGGCGGGGCTGGCAATGGCCCTCTGGAGAGGCAGGGCGCGGGAGCAGGCGGCATGA
- a CDS encoding MFS transporter: protein MSVARTIQETANDNAAQAAPAQEQTAAAPQPTPPPVSQPMPAWKMALYMASSVLFFLTQGLGMNLVTANIYQLQGSFSATTTEISWLSAAYMAPYASFAIALFKIRTQYGLRRFAEFSIICFVIASILNLLVTDLHSAIVIRAVSGMAAAPLSTIGFLYMLEAFPPAKKLSLGLSLALMSTLFSAPLARIISPSLIDLGGWSALYTFEMALALIALPVIYILPLTAPPRAKVIQSLDILSYLLLAIGFGCLAVFLTLGRLYWWLEVPWLGLVLAVAIGALTLMCLIEIPRKNPMIDLAWMLSGPNLRMAGVLLLFRFVSSEQSTTSANFYQQLGLLNDQTVHLYGIILLASLAGGLFCSFLMLTKYVETAHFLALVLIASGAWLDSQATSLTRPEQMYFSQAMVAAGAAMFLPPVMSKGFGAVLAKGMQYVVNFLVIFLFTQSIGSLFASAVLGTFVTIREKFHSNALVEHILLTNPIVAQRVQQLAGAYGKVITDKTLLNAEGLSLLSQQVTREAYILAYNDAFYVIFIASLIGLAILLLHQAFDRLIRPLLPEPEPAMQS from the coding sequence ATGAGCGTGGCACGGACAATTCAGGAAACGGCAAACGACAATGCTGCCCAGGCTGCGCCGGCGCAGGAGCAGACTGCCGCCGCGCCTCAACCAACCCCGCCGCCAGTGTCGCAGCCAATGCCGGCCTGGAAGATGGCGCTCTACATGGCCTCTTCGGTACTGTTCTTCCTGACGCAGGGCCTTGGCATGAACCTCGTCACGGCCAATATCTACCAGTTGCAGGGGTCCTTCTCGGCCACGACGACGGAGATCTCCTGGCTTTCCGCCGCTTATATGGCGCCTTATGCCAGCTTCGCGATCGCGCTCTTCAAGATCCGCACGCAATATGGCCTGCGCCGCTTCGCCGAATTCTCGATCATCTGTTTCGTCATCGCCTCGATCCTCAATCTGCTGGTAACAGATCTGCATTCGGCGATCGTCATCCGCGCCGTCAGCGGCATGGCGGCCGCACCGCTCTCCACCATAGGTTTCCTTTATATGCTGGAGGCCTTTCCGCCAGCGAAAAAGCTGTCTCTTGGTTTGAGCCTTGCGCTGATGAGCACGCTTTTTTCGGCACCGCTTGCGCGCATCATTTCGCCGTCATTGATCGATCTCGGTGGTTGGAGCGCGCTCTACACCTTCGAAATGGCGCTGGCGCTGATCGCGCTGCCGGTCATCTACATCCTGCCGCTAACGGCCCCGCCGCGCGCCAAGGTGATCCAGTCGCTCGATATTCTGAGCTATCTCCTGTTGGCAATCGGCTTCGGTTGCCTTGCTGTTTTTCTGACCCTCGGCCGGCTTTACTGGTGGCTGGAGGTACCCTGGCTCGGCCTCGTGCTGGCTGTCGCCATCGGCGCGCTGACGCTCATGTGCCTCATAGAGATTCCGCGCAAAAACCCGATGATTGATCTCGCGTGGATGTTGTCAGGCCCTAACCTGCGTATGGCAGGCGTCCTGCTGCTCTTCCGTTTCGTCTCGTCGGAACAGTCGACGACATCAGCCAATTTCTATCAGCAGCTTGGGCTTCTCAACGATCAGACCGTTCACCTCTATGGGATCATCCTGCTGGCGTCGCTCGCCGGCGGACTTTTCTGTTCTTTCCTGATGCTGACTAAATATGTCGAGACGGCGCATTTCCTGGCGCTGGTGCTGATCGCATCAGGCGCCTGGCTCGATAGCCAGGCGACAAGCCTGACGCGGCCCGAGCAGATGTATTTCAGCCAGGCGATGGTGGCTGCAGGCGCCGCCATGTTCCTCCCGCCCGTCATGTCGAAAGGCTTTGGCGCTGTGCTCGCCAAAGGCATGCAATATGTCGTGAATTTTCTCGTCATCTTCCTCTTCACGCAGAGCATCGGTTCGCTCTTCGCCTCCGCCGTGCTCGGCACCTTCGTGACGATCCGCGAGAAGTTTCATTCCAATGCGCTGGTCGAGCACATCCTGCTGACAAACCCGATCGTCGCCCAGCGCGTCCAGCAGCTTGCTGGCGCCTATGGCAAGGTCATCACCGACAAGACGCTGCTCAATGCAGAGGGGCTTTCACTCCTGTCGCAGCAAGTGACGCGCGAAGCCTATATCCTCGCCTATAACGACGCTTTTTACGTCATCTTCATCGCCTCGCTGATCGGCCTGGCGATCCTTCTTCTCCATCAGGCCTTTGACAGGCTGATCCGGCCGCTTCTGCCGGAGCCGGAGCCGGCCATGCAATCCTGA
- a CDS encoding AraC family transcriptional regulator: MPLAKVESARFWRDSRFRDMECLSASFLTHEYAPHAHDTFSIGAIESGSQIATLSGRREETGPGDLYLIDPGVVHDGAPGGEGYRYRMIYPDTKLFIDILEDVTGKAFNATPSFARALPCDPQLAKAFHNAHRTLESGAGALESDESMFSVLAAIFARYGSTIVLPIDTKERSAVARARDYLIENFDCDVGLEELATVAGLSRAHLIRAFRREYHITPHAFLTDRRVLVARRLLREGRMPADVAVECGFADQAHFTRHFKSRTGVTPGQFRVG, translated from the coding sequence ATGCCACTCGCCAAGGTGGAATCGGCCCGCTTCTGGCGGGATAGCCGTTTTCGCGACATGGAGTGCCTGAGCGCCAGTTTTCTCACGCACGAATACGCGCCGCACGCCCACGATACATTCAGCATCGGCGCGATCGAAAGCGGCAGCCAGATCGCGACCCTGAGCGGAAGGCGGGAAGAAACCGGACCGGGAGACCTCTATCTGATCGATCCCGGTGTCGTGCATGACGGCGCTCCGGGCGGTGAGGGTTATCGCTACCGGATGATCTACCCGGATACGAAACTGTTCATCGATATTCTGGAGGACGTCACCGGCAAGGCCTTCAACGCGACGCCGTCCTTTGCCAGGGCGCTGCCGTGTGATCCGCAGCTTGCCAAAGCCTTTCACAACGCGCACCGCACGCTTGAAAGTGGAGCGGGCGCACTGGAATCCGATGAAAGCATGTTCTCGGTGCTGGCTGCGATCTTCGCCCGCTACGGCAGCACGATCGTCCTGCCTATCGATACCAAGGAACGCAGCGCCGTCGCCCGTGCCCGCGATTACCTGATCGAGAATTTCGACTGCGATGTCGGTCTCGAGGAACTGGCCACAGTGGCGGGGCTAAGCCGCGCCCATCTGATCCGCGCTTTCCGCAGGGAATATCACATCACCCCACACGCCTTCCTGACGGACCGGCGCGTGCTCGTCGCCCGTCGGTTGCTGAGGGAGGGCCGCATGCCGGCCGATGTCGCCGTTGAATGCGGCTTTGCCGATCAGGCGCATTTCACCCGCCATTTCAAATCGCGCACCGGCGTCACCCCCGGCCAGTTCCGCGTCGGCTAA
- a CDS encoding AzlD family protein, which yields MTLDLNTLLAILAMAAATIFTRISGLVLIRYVEIDENRRTAIEAIPPAVLMAVIAPTAFATGWAETLACAVTAIAARRLPMLASVVVGVATAALSRAAGF from the coding sequence ATGACGCTCGATCTCAACACACTGCTTGCCATCCTCGCCATGGCTGCCGCGACGATCTTCACCCGCATCAGTGGCCTTGTGCTGATCCGCTATGTGGAAATTGATGAGAACAGGCGAACGGCAATCGAAGCCATTCCACCGGCCGTGCTGATGGCTGTCATTGCCCCGACAGCCTTTGCTACCGGCTGGGCGGAGACGCTGGCATGTGCGGTCACTGCAATTGCTGCGCGCCGCCTGCCGATGCTCGCAAGCGTTGTTGTCGGCGTCGCGACAGCGGCCTTGTCGCGGGCAGCAGGCTTCTGA
- the radA gene encoding DNA repair protein RadA yields MAKARTQFICQSCGAVHNRWAGKCDNCGEWNTIVEEDPMGGIGGGPAKTPKKGRPVALTALSGEIEEAPRIHTGISELDRVTGGGFVRGSAVLVGGDPGIGKSTLLMQGAAALSRRGHKIIYVSGEEAVAQVRLRAQRLNAADTDVMLAAETNVEDILATLAEGKRADLVIIDSIQTLWSELAESAPGTVTQVRTGVQSMIRFAKQTGAAMVLVGHVTKDGQIAGPRVVEHMVDAVLYFEGDRGHHYRILRTVKNRFGPTDEIGVFEMSDKGLREVANPSELFLGERNEKSPGAAVFAGMEGTRPVLVEVQALVAPTSLGTPRRAVVGWDSARLSMILAVLEAHCGVRLGQHDVYLNIAGGFRISEPAADLAVASALVSSLAGIALPADCVYFGEVSLSGAVRPVAQTAQRLKEAEKLGFSAALLPSGSAELPKGSGRWSEIESLPDLVARIAGSKGALQRVEEDV; encoded by the coding sequence ATGGCCAAGGCCAGAACACAATTCATCTGCCAGAGCTGCGGCGCGGTGCATAACCGCTGGGCCGGCAAATGCGACAATTGCGGCGAGTGGAATACCATCGTCGAGGAAGACCCGATGGGCGGCATCGGCGGCGGACCGGCCAAGACGCCGAAGAAGGGCCGGCCGGTCGCACTGACCGCCCTGTCCGGCGAGATCGAGGAAGCGCCGCGCATCCATACCGGCATCTCCGAGCTCGACCGCGTCACGGGCGGCGGCTTCGTGCGCGGTTCGGCCGTGCTCGTTGGCGGCGATCCCGGCATTGGCAAGTCGACGCTGCTCATGCAAGGGGCGGCCGCCCTTTCCCGGCGCGGGCACAAGATCATCTACGTTTCGGGCGAAGAGGCTGTGGCGCAGGTGCGACTGCGCGCCCAGCGACTGAATGCGGCCGACACGGATGTGATGCTGGCGGCAGAGACCAATGTCGAAGATATTCTGGCAACACTGGCCGAGGGCAAACGCGCTGATCTCGTCATCATCGACTCCATCCAGACGCTCTGGAGCGAGCTCGCAGAATCCGCGCCGGGTACGGTCACGCAGGTGCGCACCGGCGTGCAGTCGATGATCCGTTTTGCCAAGCAGACGGGCGCGGCCATGGTGCTCGTCGGCCATGTGACCAAGGACGGCCAGATCGCCGGCCCGCGCGTGGTCGAGCACATGGTCGATGCCGTGCTCTATTTCGAGGGTGACCGCGGCCATCACTATCGCATCCTGCGCACGGTCAAGAACCGCTTCGGGCCGACCGATGAAATCGGCGTCTTCGAAATGTCGGACAAGGGACTGCGCGAAGTCGCCAACCCCTCCGAACTCTTCCTCGGCGAGCGCAACGAGAAATCGCCGGGTGCCGCCGTCTTTGCCGGCATGGAAGGCACGCGGCCCGTGCTTGTCGAGGTGCAGGCACTAGTAGCCCCGACTTCGCTCGGCACGCCGCGGCGCGCGGTCGTTGGCTGGGACTCTGCGCGCCTGTCGATGATCCTTGCGGTTCTGGAGGCCCATTGCGGCGTGCGGCTCGGCCAGCATGACGTCTATCTCAACATTGCCGGCGGCTTCCGCATCTCCGAGCCGGCCGCCGATCTTGCCGTAGCATCGGCCCTCGTTTCATCGCTGGCCGGTATTGCCCTTCCGGCTGATTGCGTCTATTTCGGCGAAGTCAGTCTGTCGGGCGCCGTCCGGCCGGTTGCGCAAACCGCCCAGCGCCTTAAAGAAGCCGAAAAGCTAGGGTTTTCAGCGGCTCTTCTGCCATCGGGCTCCGCCGAACTGCCAAAGGGCAGCGGTCGCTGGAGCGAGATTGAGAGCCTGCCGGATCTGGTAGCGCGCATTGCCGGCTCGAAAGGGGCGTTGCAGCGTGTGGAAGAAGACGTTTGA
- a CDS encoding replicative DNA helicase, with the protein MNEAARKIAAVAPAEQHYREAPNNIEAEQALLGAILMNNDAYYRVSDFLKPTHLYEPLHRKIFEVAGDIIRMGKIANPVTVKTFLPADEKVGDITVSQYLASLVTGAVTIINAEDYGRAIYDLAIRRALITIGEDVVNIAYDAPLDMPPQAQIEDTERRLFELAENGRYDGGFQAFNDAVALAIDMAAVAKERDGGLSGISTGIHSLDSKMGGLQRSDLIVLAGRPGMGKTSLATNIAYNIAAAYEGEVQSDGSMKAKNGGVVGFYSLEMSSEQLATRIISEQTEVSSSKIRRGDINDADFEKLVACSMMMQKVPLFIDQTGGISIAQLSARARRLKRQRGLDVLVVDYVQLMTGSGKSNENRVQEITQITTGLKALGKELNVPIIALSQLSRAVESREDKRPQLSDLRESGSIEQDADVVLFVFREEYYVKNMEPRDIHDPKYPEWEALFDKVKGTADVIIAKQRHGPTGTVKLAFQSEFTRFADLADPSFTQYEEH; encoded by the coding sequence ATGAACGAAGCTGCACGAAAGATTGCCGCCGTTGCTCCTGCAGAGCAGCACTATCGCGAAGCGCCGAACAACATCGAGGCCGAACAGGCGCTGCTCGGCGCCATCCTGATGAATAACGACGCCTATTACCGGGTGTCGGACTTCCTCAAGCCCACGCATCTTTACGAACCGCTGCACCGAAAGATCTTCGAAGTCGCCGGCGACATCATCCGCATGGGCAAAATCGCCAACCCGGTTACGGTCAAGACCTTTCTGCCGGCTGACGAAAAGGTCGGCGACATCACCGTTTCGCAATATCTCGCCAGTCTCGTCACCGGCGCCGTGACGATCATCAATGCCGAAGACTATGGTCGGGCGATCTATGACCTGGCGATCCGCCGCGCGCTGATCACCATTGGCGAGGATGTCGTCAATATCGCCTACGACGCGCCGCTCGACATGCCGCCGCAGGCGCAGATCGAAGATACCGAGCGCCGTCTTTTCGAACTTGCCGAAAACGGCCGCTACGATGGCGGCTTCCAGGCGTTCAACGATGCCGTAGCGCTCGCCATCGACATGGCGGCCGTTGCCAAGGAACGCGACGGCGGCCTCTCCGGCATTTCCACCGGCATCCATTCGCTCGATTCCAAGATGGGTGGCCTGCAGCGGTCGGACTTGATCGTGCTCGCCGGCCGTCCGGGTATGGGCAAGACCTCGCTTGCGACCAACATCGCCTACAACATCGCGGCGGCCTACGAAGGCGAAGTGCAGTCCGATGGCAGCATGAAGGCCAAGAACGGCGGCGTCGTCGGCTTCTACTCGCTCGAAATGTCGTCCGAACAGCTCGCCACGCGTATCATCTCCGAGCAGACGGAAGTCTCCTCCTCGAAGATCCGCCGCGGCGACATCAACGATGCCGATTTTGAAAAACTCGTCGCCTGCTCGATGATGATGCAGAAAGTGCCGCTGTTCATCGACCAGACCGGCGGTATCTCGATCGCCCAGCTCTCGGCGCGTGCCCGCCGTCTCAAGCGCCAGCGCGGTCTCGACGTGCTCGTCGTCGACTACGTGCAGCTGATGACCGGCTCCGGCAAATCCAACGAAAACCGCGTTCAGGAAATCACCCAGATCACCACGGGCCTCAAGGCGCTCGGCAAGGAACTGAACGTGCCAATCATCGCGCTGTCCCAGCTCTCGCGTGCCGTCGAAAGCCGCGAAGACAAGCGCCCGCAGCTTTCCGACCTTCGTGAATCGGGCTCGATCGAGCAGGACGCCGACGTCGTGCTCTTCGTGTTCCGCGAAGAATATTACGTGAAGAACATGGAACCGCGCGATATCCACGATCCGAAATATCCGGAATGGGAAGCGCTGTTCGACAAGGTGAAGGGCACGGCAGATGTCATCATCGCCAAGCAGCGCCACGGACCGACCGGCACGGTGAAGCTCGCCTTCCAGTCGGAATTCACGCGCTTCGCCGATCTCGCCGACCCATCCTTTACCCAGTATGAGGAACATTGA
- a CDS encoding LysE family translocator, translating to MLDYSLAHWIGFLTAAVLLNISPGPDMAFILGHTVKSGTRAGFAAVFGIWTGACIHVLLAAFGLSAILAASAIAFSTVKWVGAIYLVWLGIQALRSRGEGGFVRAAGETLAWQRIYRQGVLVSLLNPKVAIFFLAFLPQFVVEGAGPAWLQLAVHGGLIIVVAFFIEPPLILAGGRLADLFRRNARIGLWLDRGLGALFVALGVRLALTTR from the coding sequence ATGCTCGATTATTCGCTCGCTCACTGGATCGGTTTTTTGACCGCGGCGGTTCTTTTGAACATCTCGCCCGGTCCGGACATGGCCTTCATCCTCGGCCATACGGTGAAGAGTGGCACGCGCGCCGGCTTCGCTGCCGTCTTCGGCATCTGGACGGGCGCCTGCATCCATGTGCTTCTTGCCGCTTTCGGCCTGTCGGCGATCCTTGCCGCCTCAGCAATCGCCTTCTCCACCGTCAAATGGGTGGGCGCGATCTATCTCGTCTGGCTCGGCATTCAGGCGCTACGCTCGAGAGGCGAGGGCGGCTTCGTGCGCGCGGCGGGCGAAACGCTCGCCTGGCAGCGCATCTATCGACAGGGCGTGCTTGTCTCGCTGCTCAATCCGAAAGTAGCGATCTTCTTCCTCGCCTTCCTGCCGCAATTCGTTGTGGAGGGCGCTGGCCCTGCATGGCTGCAACTTGCCGTTCACGGCGGCCTGATCATTGTGGTGGCCTTTTTCATCGAGCCGCCGTTGATCCTTGCGGGAGGGCGGCTTGCCGATCTCTTCAGGCGCAATGCCAGGATCGGCCTCTGGCTTGACCGTGGCCTTGGTGCACTGTTCGTGGCGCTTGGCGTGCGCCTCGCGCTCACCACTCGCTAG